The genomic interval CCCAGCCCGGTCAGGCCGTCCCAGAGGTAGGAGTTGTGGACGGAGTCCGGCGCCACCGCCGGCCAGAGGAAATGCCCGCCCAGCGCGGCGCAGCCCAGCCCCGTGAGCCCCGAGGAGGCGGTGCCCAGCCCCAGGCGCAGGTCGGCGTCGTCGCGGATCTGTGGGAGGGTCTCGCTCAAGACGACCCCGGCGACCCCGAGGGCGCAAACGGTCCCCTCCAGGATGGGCAGCCAAATGTCGGTCCCGGCCTCGCTGCTGCCGAGCCGGCCCTCGATGGAACGGATCAGGCCGGCCAGCTCGCCGCGGCGGCTCGCAGTCAGGGTCCAGGAGAGCTCGCGGTACTCGCCGCCGGCGAAGACGCGTTGGTCCAGGCCCGCTCCGTTCGTCCCGAAGAGCGTGCGCAGCAGGGCCAAGGCGGCAAGGATGTATTCCCGGCGCCGCACGGTCTGGGCGTCGATCAAGAGGTTGATCTCCACGGCCGCCGAGGTGACGTCGATGGAAATCTCGGGCGCGACGCCCTCCTCTTCCGGGACGCGCACCTGGAGGTGGCGGAGCAGGATGTCGGCGACCTGGCCGATCCGGCCGCCCTCCTCGTCCCCCTGGCGGCCGAGCCATTCCACCGTCATGTTGGCGTCTTCGCTCTCCTCGGCGATGGACTCTTGCAAACGTCGCGTCCCGGACGCGGACAGCAGGGAGGCCCTCAGGCTCTCCCGCACCGCGTCGGCAACCGGCATGTCGATCAAGCGCAGGGCCTGGTGGCATTCCTCCATGAAGACCGGCGGGACGCCGCGGTCGCCGCGCAGCTCGCGCAGGGCGTCCTCGACGCTGGTGCAGAAGTCCAAGCGGGTACCCTCGCTCAACTCCGCGGCGTAGAGGGTCTGGTAGGCCGCATTGGCCGCCAGGAAGGCACGGCTAAAGCGGACGGGCTGCTCCAAGGCGTGGGCCACGACCATCTCGCGGCAGAAGTTGGTGATCGCCTGGAGCTGCTCCTGGCGCTCCCGGGGCAGGGAATCGAAACGCGCGTATTCTTCCTCGTTGATGAAGTGTCGGCGAAAGGCGCGATAGCGCGGGCCGAAATCCATCAGGTCGACGACGCCGCGCAGCCGTTCGCGGGCCTCCGCGCCCAGCCAATCCTGGCCCCGGAGGAAACTGAGCCGCCCGACGAAGTCGGTCAGGGTCCGGTCCCCGGAATCCGTGAAGGTCTCCAGCAGGCCGTTGGCCATGGCCGCATGGTCGATCAATTCCCCGCGGCTGTTGCGGGCCTCGCCGGTGGCGATGTAATTGGCCACATAAAAGAAAATCTGCGTGGCGGACGAATAAACGCCCAGCTCGTTGCCGCGCAGCAGGCTTTGGGTGATGCGCAGAGTCTGCAAAATTTCCGGAAGATTAGGATGGCTCGCCACCCAGGTCAGGGTATCCCCCGGATTCGCGGGGGAGAGGATGTACTGGTCGCCCTGCCGGTCGAAACGCACGTGGTGCGCGGCGGCCGAGGGATCGGCGTCGTCGACCATCGGCAGCGTCACCTGGCAGGGGTCGACGCCCGAAGCCGGCGGGGCGTCGATGCAGGCGCGGGTCGTGGCGCGAATCCCGTCAAAACGGATGATCAGATCGGACATAACAGCTCCTATTTACGGCCCGTAAGGGTCGACCGGAAAGCGCGGGTTGGCGCCGCCCGGATTGCCTCCGCTCAAGAGGTTGATCAGCAAGTAAGTCCCGATGCCTAAGCCGGTGCCGACGGCGGCGCTGCCCAGGTCCCAGGCGTAACGATTGTGGACAGCCCGCGGGATGACCGCCGGCCAAACGTAGTGGCCTATCAGCCCGAAGCAGCCTCCTCCCGCGAGCCCCGAGGAGGCCGTACCCAGGCCTAATTGCAGGCCGCGGTTCTGGGCGATGGCCGGCAGGGTGTGACTGAGTACGATTCCGCCGGTGCCCAGGGCGCAGCCGGCACCCAAGAGCGCGGGCATGCCGTTCGTCGCGAAGCTGTCGCTGCTGTGCCGTCGGCCGGCCAGGGTGGAGATCAAATCTCGAATCTGCCTTAAGGACTCGGGGGCAATTTGCCAAGGAACCTCGCGAAAGTGCCCGTCGGCGAAGACGCGCAACGGCGGCGCCTCCCCCTCGGTGCCGAAGAGGCGGCGCAGGAAGGCCAGGGCGGAAAGGTCGTATTCGCCGCGCTGGGTGAGGATCGTCATCAGGCGCAGGGCCTGACGAAAACGCCCGACGTCGAAGGTAAGACGCGCCGCCTCTCCCTCGCCGCTCAATCCGATATTGTCGCGCAGGGCCGAGAAGACCTGGCCGAAGCTGGAACGCCTGCCGAGCCACTCCAGGCGCATGTTGGCAGCGGCGCTCTCCTCGGCGATCGCCTGCCGGAGCAAGGGCAGGCCCGAAGCTCCGACGAGGCCGAAGCGAAGGCTTTCGCGCATGGCCTCGACGGCGGGGCGGGCGCACCATTCGATCCCGAGCCGGCACTCGTTGACGAAGTTGGCAAGCGGCACTTCGGCGCCACCGCGTTCCTGGAGGGCGGCGTTCAGGGCGGCGCAGAAATCGGGACGCGTGCCCGCTGCGATGTCCGCCTGGCGCAGCTCGCCGTAGGCCCGATAGGCCTCCAGGGTCGCGGCGTCGTAGCGCAGCGGGCGACGGTTGGCCAAGGCTACCACCGCGCTGCGGACGAAGGCGATCACCCGGCCGTAATGCAGGATATCCGCCCCGGAAAACCGTCCCATCCCCTGGTTTTCGGCTTCGGTGATAAAGTGGCGAAGAAAGGCCTGATAAGTCGGCACCAAGTCGAGGATGCGGGTGACGCGCTCGATGCGCTCCCGCGTCTCCGCCGGCAGATTCGGCTCGCGGCGCAGCAGGTTGATGTTCCCCACCAGGGGCACCAGGCCCTGGGCGCGGGAGCCGGTGAACAGCTCCAGCAAGATCCCCTCGATGTCGGGCGACCGCTCCGCCCGTCCGGAGACGGCGTCGAATTCCACGCGGCCCGTCAGGACATAGCGCGAGATCCACGCGAAAAACCCCACCGCGTATCGGCTGGCGGTCGCGGGACGCCCGGCGCTGCGCAACAGCGCCCCGGTCAGGCGGGCGACGTCCAGTGCCGAGGGGAGATTTTGATGGGAACCGACCCAAGTCAGATTCTCGGCGGAATTACTGGTGGAAAGGACAAATCGATCTCCCTGGCGATCGAAGGCGATCTGGCGCGGCGGAGGCGGATTGGGGACGTCCAGGGTGAGAGGCAGGGTGATCCGGCAGCCGTCCGCCGGACGAGGTCCTCGAGCCGGTATAGCGGGAGGGGCGTCCGCGCAAGCCGCAGTGGCCGGCGCCTGCAGGGTATTGTCGGAGTTATCGACGAAGACTCGGAGATTCGACATTAGGGCAACCTTTGCACGGGCGCTTCCGCCCCGCGCTTGGTGCCCCCAAGTTCAGGAAATGGCGTTTTCGATCTATGCCCTTATCGAGGGTCCGTCAACAAAGTTGCGTGCGGTCCCTGCGAATACGCCTTCCATAAAAGGCAGGGGTTTCAAGGGGATAAGGGAAGCCGCTGCGAGCCGAAGACGGCCCGCCGGGCTCAGAACCGGGCCGTCCGGATGCTGTTGAACCAAGAGTTGTAGCGGTCGTAGAGGGCCCGGAAGGCCTCCTGGTTGCCCTGCTCCCAGCGCCCGTGGGTGACCGTCTTGCCGTCGGCGGTGATGTCGAAGAACTCCTCGACCGTGCTTTGGTGAGGGGCCTCAGGGTTTTTGGGCCAAGTGAAGAAACCGCTGGAGACGACGATGTCGTAGAGCTGCTTGAGCTGCTCGCCGGTGATCTTGTAGACGCGGTCGCTCTTGGTCTTGACGCCCTCCTCGCCCACGATCTCGGCGTTGCGGCTGACGGTGACCGTGTCTTTGTGGACGGTCAGGGTCTCTTGGGTGGCGCGCTCGAGGGCGCCGGCGCTGGAGCGAAACACCAGTTTGAAATCGCCGGGTACCTTTTCCGCGGCGGCCGCGACCCAGGGGAACGAAACCAAGGCAAAAATCAGGAATAGGATCTTTCGCATATCGGACCTCCGCCGGAGATTCTTCACCGGGAGCGAAACCATTCTACGGTCTTTTTCAAGCCCTCGGCCAGGGAAAATTGGGGGCTCCAGCCGAGCTCCTGCTCGATCTTGGCGTAGGAAATGACGCTGCGCCGCTGCTCGCCGGGCTTGGCGGGGCCGTGCTGCGGGGCCGCCGCGACCCCGGCCGCCGCGGCGAGGTGCTTGTAGATCGCCACCACGTCGGTCTCCACGCCGGTGCCGACGTTGTAGACGCCCCGAACGCCGGGCCGCAGGGCCAGGAGGTTCGCACGCACCACGTCCTCGACGAAGACGTAGTCGCGGGTCTGGAGGCCGTCGCCGTTGATGACCGGGATCTCGCCCTTCAGCAGCTTGGTGGCGAAGATGGCGACCACGCCGGCCTCGCCGTGGGGGTTCTGGCGCGGGCCATAGACGTTGGCGTAGCGCAGGGAGACCGCGTCGATGCCGTAGGTCTCCTGATAAAAATGCAGGTACTTCTCGCCGAGCAGCTTGGTGATGCCGTAGGGGCTGGCCGGCTGGGTGGGATGCGACTCGTCGGCGGGATAGGCAATCTGCTCGCCGTAGATTGCCCCGCCCGAGGAGGCAAAAACGACCTTCTTCACGCCGTGGCGGCGGGCGGCCTCCATCAGGTTGAGGGTACCGATGCCGTTGACCTCGCAGTCGTAGACGGGCTCGGCCACCGAGCGCCGCACGTCCATCTGGGCGGCGTGATGGGAGATCACCTCGGGACGGAACTCCTCGAGGATGCGGTCGACCGCCGCGTCGCGGATGTCGTTTTGAAAAAACCGGCTGGCGGAGGCGAGGTTGGCCTGGTTCCCGGTCGCGAGGTTGTCGAGGACGGCAACCGTATGCCCCGCTTGCAGGTAAGCGTCTTGGATGTGAGAGGCGATGAAGCCGGCCCCGCCGGTGATGAGAATCCGCATGGCAGTGGAATAATGGGTAATTTCCTCGCGGTCAAGCGCCCGAAGCGGCAAGCCTTTACAGAAGCGCCCAAATGGTCCTAAATATTCCCCATGGACATCCTCGAGAAAATCGCCGCCGAAAAAAGACGCCTCAACGCCGTCATCGTCTCCCACTACTACCAGGAGGACGAGATCCAAGACCTGGCGGACTTCGTGGGCGACTCCCTGGCGATGGCCCAATACTGCGAAAAATCTCCGGCGGACACCTTGGTGGTCTGTGGCGTGCGCTTC from Deltaproteobacteria bacterium PRO3 carries:
- a CDS encoding NAD-dependent epimerase/dehydratase family protein; its protein translation is MRILITGGAGFIASHIQDAYLQAGHTVAVLDNLATGNQANLASASRFFQNDIRDAAVDRILEEFRPEVISHHAAQMDVRRSVAEPVYDCEVNGIGTLNLMEAARRHGVKKVVFASSGGAIYGEQIAYPADESHPTQPASPYGITKLLGEKYLHFYQETYGIDAVSLRYANVYGPRQNPHGEAGVVAIFATKLLKGEIPVINGDGLQTRDYVFVEDVVRANLLALRPGVRGVYNVGTGVETDVVAIYKHLAAAAGVAAAPQHGPAKPGEQRRSVISYAKIEQELGWSPQFSLAEGLKKTVEWFRSR